The following proteins are co-located in the Hevea brasiliensis isolate MT/VB/25A 57/8 chromosome 11, ASM3005281v1, whole genome shotgun sequence genome:
- the LOC110655097 gene encoding LOW QUALITY PROTEIN: protein DETOXIFICATION 51 (The sequence of the model RefSeq protein was modified relative to this genomic sequence to represent the inferred CDS: inserted 1 base in 1 codon): MCNPDNTTTLLTEKPPQKPRTHLYNYLDLLSLPTTIKSLENLKTNPPPPPPPPEIHPSVSDLISETKSLFKLAFPIALTAIIIYSRSILSMLFLGHLGDLELAAGSLAIAFANITGYSVLSGLALGMEPLCSQAFGAQRPKLLSVTLHRSVIFLLVSSIPISLLWLNMSKILLYLHQDPNITRLAHTYFLFSXPDLLTNSFVHPIRIYLRAQGITHPLTIASLTGTILHLPVNLLLVNHLKLGVSGVAAAAAASNFFVLLSLVSYVWFSGLHEPTWTRPSRECFSGWKPLIRLAGPSCVSVCLEWWWYEIMIVLCGLLANPKSTVASMGILIQTTSLLYVFPSSLGFAVSARVGNELGANRPHNAKLSAVVAVFISAMMGLTASTFASGMRDRWGQMFTSDWETLRLTSAALPILGLCELGNCPQTVGCGVLRGSARPSKAANVNLGAFYLVGMPVAVGLGFWLGVGFCGLWLGLLSAQVCCAGLMLYVVGSTDWDLESKRAHMLTCIGCDNRRLLSEGEGEEEQRSISITVTSA, from the exons atgtGTAATCCAGACAACACCACTACCCTGTTGACCGAGAAACCACCACAGAAGCCACGAACTCATCTTTACAATTACTTGGATCTCTTATCACTCCCCACCACCATTAAAAGCCTGGAAAATCTCAAAACAaatccaccaccaccaccgccgCCGCCAGAAATACACCCTTCTGTTTCAGACTTAATCTCTGAAACTAAATCACTTTTCAAACTCGCCTTCCCTATAGCCCTAACCGCTATCATTATTTACTCTCGCTCCATTCTCTCTATGCTCTTCCTGGGCCATCTGGGTGACCTCGAGCTCGCCGCTGGCTCTCTTGCTATTGCCTTCGCTAACATCACTGGTTACTCTGTTCTCTCTGGCCTGGCTCTGGGCATGGAACCTCTCTGTTCTCAGGCTTTTGGCGCTCAACGTCCAAAGCTCCTCTCTGTAACCCTTCATCGCTCTGTGATTTTCCTTCTAGTCTCCTCAATACCCATTTCTCTTCTATGGCTTAACATGTCCAAAATTCTTCTCTATCTTCATCAAGATCCCAACATCACACGTCTCGCTCACACTTATTTTCTCTTCT CTCCTGACCTTTTAACCAACTCTTTCGTCCACCCAATCCGCATTTACCTTCGCGCTCAAGGTATTACCCACCCTTTAACTATAGCATCTCTTACCGGCACGATTCTTCATTTACCTGTTAACCTTTTACTCGTCAATCATTTGAAGCTCGGGGTCTCCGGCGTCGCAGCTGCAGCCGCCGCTTCCAACTTCTTTGTGCTCTTGTCTTTAGTTTCTTACGTGTGGTTTTCTGGTTTGCACGAGCCAACGTGGACCAGGCCCAGCAGAGAATGTTTCAGTGGCTGGAAGCCGCTAATCCGGCTAGCAGGGCCGAGCTGTGTCTCAGTTTGTTTGGAGTGGTGGTGGTACGAGATCATGATCGTTTTGTGTGGGCTCTTAGCCAACCCGAAATCAACGGTTGCTTCTATGGGCATCCTAATACAAACGACGTCGTTGCTTTATGTTTTCCCTAGTTCGCTTGGATTTGCTGTTTCCGCTCGGGTGGGTAATGAACTCGGGGCAAACCGTCCTCACAATGCCAAATTATCCGCTGTGGTGGCAGTGTTTATTTCAGCGATGATGGGCCTAACGGCTTCCACTTTCGCATCGGGAATGAGAGATAGGTGGGGCCAGATGTTCACGAGCGATTGGGAGACCCTACGGCTTACATCTGCTGCACTGCCAATCCTGGGGCTATGCGAGCTCGGTAACTGTCCACAAACGGTAGGGTGTGGAGTCCTGAGAGGGAGTGCACGCCCGTCCAAAGCAGCCAACGTGAACCTAGGCGCATTCTACCTCGTGGGCATGCCAGTGGCCGTTGGACTTGGGTTTTGGCTTGGTGTTGGGTTTTGTGGGCTTTGGCTTGGGCTTCTATCCGCCCAGGTGTGTTGTGCTGGGCTCATGCTGTACGTTGTGGGGTCCACCGACTGGGATTTGGAATCTAAGAGAGCTCACATGCTAACGTGCATCGGCTGTGATAATAGGAGATTGTTAAGTGAAGGTGAGGGCGAAGAAGAGCAGAGATCAATTTCCATTACAGTGACTTCGGCCTGA
- the LOC131170521 gene encoding hexokinase-1-like isoform X2, translating to MGKVTVGAAVVCAAAVCAAAALVVRHRMRCSGKWARAMAILREFEEKCGTPSGKLRQVADAMTVEMHAGLASEGGSKLKMLISYVDNLPTGDEKGLFYALDLGGTNFRVLRVVLGGKDDRVVKKEFEEVSIPPHLMTGSSDALFDYIAEALAKFVAKEGEGLHPSPGQQRELGFTFSFPVRQTSIASGNLIKWTKGFSIEDTVGQDVVGELTKAMERVGLDMRVAALVNDTIGTLAGGRYCNQDVIAAVILGTGTNAAYVERAQAIPKWHGLLPKSGEMVINMEWGNFRSSHLPLTEYDQALDVESLNPGEQIFEKIISGMYLGEIVRRVLLRMAQEADFFGDVVPPKLEIPFILRTPHMSAMHHDTSSDLKVVGSKLKDILEASSRNWEETQ from the exons ATGGGAAAGGTGACGGTGGGTGCGGCGGTGGTCTGTGCGGCGGCTGTCTGTGCTGCGGCGGCCCTTGTGGTCAGGCACAGGATGCGCTGTTCGGGGAAGTGGGCCAGGGCCATGGCCATACTCAGGGAGTTCGAGGAAAAGTGTGGGACCCCCTCAGGAAAGCTACGCCAGGTGGCTGATGCTATGACCGTTGAGATGCATGCCGGTCTTGCATCGGAGGGTGGAAGCAAGCTTAAGATGCTCATCAGCTACGTTGACAATCTTCCCACCGG GGATGAGAAGGGGCTGTTTTATGCATTAGACCTTGGTGGCACAAATTTTCGTGTTCTACGGGTGGTATTGGGTGGGAAAGATGATCGTGTTGTcaaaaaagaatttgaggaagttTCAATTCCTCCACACTTGATGACTGGATCTTCAGAT GCTTTGTTCGATTATATTGCTGAAGCACTTGCTAAATTTGTTGCTAAAGAAGGTGAAGGTTTGCATCCTTCGCCTGGTCAACAAAGGGAACTGGGCTTTACCTTCTCGTTTCCAGTTCGGCAAACATCAATAGCATCAGGAAATCTTATAAAATGGACAAAAGGCTTCTCCATAGAGGACACG GTTGGGCAGGATGTGGTGGGGGAGTTGACAAAAGCCATGGAAAGAGTTGGCCTTGACATGCGTGTGGCTGCTTTG GTCAATGATACGATTGGAACATTAGCTGGAGGTAGATACTGCAACCAGGACGTTATTGCTGCTGTAATCTTGGGAACTGGAACAAATGCAGCATATGTAGAGCGAGCACAAGCAATTCCCAAGTGGCATGGTCTTCTACCTAAATCTGGAGAAATG GTTATCAACATGGAGTGGGGTAACTTTCGGTCATCACACCTTCCATTAACAGAATATGATCAAGCCCTGGATGTTGAGTCTCTGAACCCTGGGGAACAG ATTTTTGAGAAGATAATTTCTGGTATGTATTTGGGAGAGATTGTACGCAGAGTTCTATTGAGAATGGCTCAGGAAGCTGACTTCTTTGGTGATGTTGTTCCACCAAAACTGGAGATTCCATTTATCTTAAG GACCCCACACATGTCTGCAATGCATCATGATACATCTTCAGATCTTAAAGTTGTTGGAAGCAAATTAAAGGATATCCTAGAG GCATCATCAAGAAACTGGGAAGAGACACAGTGA
- the LOC131170521 gene encoding hexokinase-1-like isoform X1 — MGKVTVGAAVVCAAAVCAAAALVVRHRMRCSGKWARAMAILREFEEKCGTPSGKLRQVADAMTVEMHAGLASEGGSKLKMLISYVDNLPTGDEKGLFYALDLGGTNFRVLRVVLGGKDDRVVKKEFEEVSIPPHLMTGSSDALFDYIAEALAKFVAKEGEGLHPSPGQQRELGFTFSFPVRQTSIASGNLIKWTKGFSIEDTVGQDVVGELTKAMERVGLDMRVAALVNDTIGTLAGGRYCNQDVIAAVILGTGTNAAYVERAQAIPKWHGLLPKSGEMVINMEWGNFRSSHLPLTEYDQALDVESLNPGEQIFEKIISGMYLGEIVRRVLLRMAQEADFFGDVVPPKLEIPFILRTPHMSAMHHDTSSDLKVVGSKLKDILEISNTSLKMRKAIVNLCDIVATRGARLSAAGIVGIIKKLGRDTVRDGEKQKSVIALDGGLFEHYTKFRISMESTLKELLGEEVSESIVVEHSNDGSGIGAALLAASHSQYLEVAEA, encoded by the exons ATGGGAAAGGTGACGGTGGGTGCGGCGGTGGTCTGTGCGGCGGCTGTCTGTGCTGCGGCGGCCCTTGTGGTCAGGCACAGGATGCGCTGTTCGGGGAAGTGGGCCAGGGCCATGGCCATACTCAGGGAGTTCGAGGAAAAGTGTGGGACCCCCTCAGGAAAGCTACGCCAGGTGGCTGATGCTATGACCGTTGAGATGCATGCCGGTCTTGCATCGGAGGGTGGAAGCAAGCTTAAGATGCTCATCAGCTACGTTGACAATCTTCCCACCGG GGATGAGAAGGGGCTGTTTTATGCATTAGACCTTGGTGGCACAAATTTTCGTGTTCTACGGGTGGTATTGGGTGGGAAAGATGATCGTGTTGTcaaaaaagaatttgaggaagttTCAATTCCTCCACACTTGATGACTGGATCTTCAGAT GCTTTGTTCGATTATATTGCTGAAGCACTTGCTAAATTTGTTGCTAAAGAAGGTGAAGGTTTGCATCCTTCGCCTGGTCAACAAAGGGAACTGGGCTTTACCTTCTCGTTTCCAGTTCGGCAAACATCAATAGCATCAGGAAATCTTATAAAATGGACAAAAGGCTTCTCCATAGAGGACACG GTTGGGCAGGATGTGGTGGGGGAGTTGACAAAAGCCATGGAAAGAGTTGGCCTTGACATGCGTGTGGCTGCTTTG GTCAATGATACGATTGGAACATTAGCTGGAGGTAGATACTGCAACCAGGACGTTATTGCTGCTGTAATCTTGGGAACTGGAACAAATGCAGCATATGTAGAGCGAGCACAAGCAATTCCCAAGTGGCATGGTCTTCTACCTAAATCTGGAGAAATG GTTATCAACATGGAGTGGGGTAACTTTCGGTCATCACACCTTCCATTAACAGAATATGATCAAGCCCTGGATGTTGAGTCTCTGAACCCTGGGGAACAG ATTTTTGAGAAGATAATTTCTGGTATGTATTTGGGAGAGATTGTACGCAGAGTTCTATTGAGAATGGCTCAGGAAGCTGACTTCTTTGGTGATGTTGTTCCACCAAAACTGGAGATTCCATTTATCTTAAG GACCCCACACATGTCTGCAATGCATCATGATACATCTTCAGATCTTAAAGTTGTTGGAAGCAAATTAAAGGATATCCTAGAG aTATCAAATACCTCCCTGAAAATGAGGAAAGCTATTGTTAACCTCTGTGATATTGTTGCCACTCGTGGTGCCCGGCTATCAGCTGCTGGAATCGTAGGCATCATCAAGAAACTGGGAAGAGACACAGTGAGGGATGGGGAAAAGCAGAAGTCAGTAATAGCGTTGGATGGTGGGCTGTTTGAGCACTATACTAAATTTCGTATCTCCATGGAGAGCACTCTCAAGGAGTTGCTGGGAGAGGAGGTTTCTGAAAGCATCGTTGTTGAGCACTCAAATGATGGCTCAGGCATTGGAGCGGCTCTCCTGGCAGCTTCCCACTCCCAATACCTGGAGGTCGCAGAAGCTTAA